TATGCTTATTAATATATCCGTATATGCGTTATGCGATTGATCTGCGAGACGACGATATTTTCTTAGGCGGTGCGGATCCGGGCTGGGCTTATGGTCTGATTTTTTGCACATTTTCTCCCATGTGCTTTGGCGTTCCGATTGTTTTTTACGAAGGACCATTTAAGCCAGAAACCTATTATTCGCTGATGGAAAAATACAGTGTAACGAATTTTGCGTATGCCCCAACGGCCTATCGAGCAATGGTAGCATCAGGATCACAGGTAATCAGCAAATACCATATTAAAGTACGAGCCATGAGCTCTGCTGGTGAACCTCTTAACCCTGAGGTGATACAGTTTTTCAAAAAACATCTAGGAGTAACAGTGAAAGACCACTACGGGTTATCTGAAACATTGATGCTAATAGGTAATTTTAACGCAATCGATACGGAGATCCGTCCGGGGTCGATGGGATTTGCTTTACCAGGTTTTGAAGTCGCTTTATTCGATCATACAGGTGTACCAGTAGCTGATGGTAGTGTGGGGCAAATTGCGTTTAATACTGATTCATTTCCAAATGTTTTCAAAGGATATTGGAAAGATCCTGATATGACTGCGGAAAAAATGTTGGGAAAATGGTTCTTGACAGGTGACCTAGCATCCAAAGATCGAGAAGGGTACTTTTGGTTCCAAGGTCGGGCTGACGACATAATTTCAAGTGCCGGATATCGAATTGGACCTTTTGAGATTGAAAGTTGTCTACTAGAACACCCGGCTGTAGTAGAAGCAGCCGCTGTTGGAAAACCAGATCCCATGAAAGGGGAAATAGTAAAAGCGTTTGTTGTACTAGCAGACGAATTCACACCTTCGGATGAATTGGCACAAGAGTTGTCCCTATATGTAAAAAAACGCCTTTCAAAACATGAGTATCCGCGTGAAGTTGAATTTGTAACTGAATTACCCAAAACTCCTAGCGGTAAGATTCAACGGTTCATTCTCCGAAACCAAGAAATAGAAAAAAATAACGCTTTGCAACAAACACAAAACTAAAAGGCAGGAAATTCCTACAGTTTCCTTCATAAACTCAAAATGACTTGAGCGCCCTAAGTGGTGTCTCAAGTCATTTTTCCATTTACTAGGTATATGGCAGCGAAATCGAGCTTCACTCCCTCTCGACACGGCAAAGGCCAGATTAGGTCTAGATACCAGCTGGGTTTTTGTATTGTAGACGCCCGAAAGTTGTATCAGAATGAAAGGATGATCAACTCTATACCGATTCCATATTGGAACGAATTTGCAACGCAACACGGTCAAGTTCTGAGCGTTCCGGATGGTTCGAGTAGCATCCATCGATCCGGAATGAATCTCCCTTAAAACGCGGAACTACATGCAGATGGCAGTGAAATACATCCTGAAATGCGGCTTCCCCATCGGCTAAAAGTAAGTTGATCCCTTCACAGTACACTCTGGACAAGCGAATCGCATTCGCAATTTTCTTTGCTACCGTCATCATACGCGCAACAACGGAGTTCGGCACCTCGGACAATGACTCATAGTGCACTTTCGGGATTACAAGGGTATGTCCGGGATTGATAGGAGCGATATCAAGGAAAGCAAGGATTTGATCATCTTCATAAACGATACTGGCTGGTTCATCCTTCTGGACGATGGAACAAAAAATACAGGAAACCTGGCGATCTTCCAGCATAGGGTTCCTCCTTTACACGGACCCAGGGGTTTTGCATCTATTGTACTACTGCATTTCATTTGGGAAACAGCTTAATCTAAAAAACAAGACCAATACGCTTCATTTGAATGCACAAGCACCTTGGCTTTGCAAGTTGCAAGTAAATGTCAAAGGGTTGAGGTAACAAGATGAAATCAGAACATTTAGCTGGCTAAATGAGAGCAAGAGCGGGGCAAAGATTCAATTCCTCACAGGGTACAACACACCCATCAACCCCGCATAAAATCTACACTTTTTATCCTTATAAACTCTATAAACAGTTACAGAATGTCTCAATAGGGTAATTGGAAACTTCCAAAATCGTCACTTGATGTCCAGCTTCTTTTAACATCATACCGGCGACCAATCCCGCCATACCCGCTCCGACAATTCATCACCTTTCGGCGATTTCGCTTCCCCTAGACTGCGGCGGATAATAGAAACCATTTGATCCGGGTTCAGGGAGACCATCATGCCCCCTCCTTTTTAACCCCGATATCCGCTAAGTAAAAAAGACCATATACGCTATACTGAACGAGGTTTTTCGCCCAATTAATCGGATAATAGGCACTTTACATATTTCGTACTTACCCATATGCACGTACAAATAACCTGTGAGTGGTAGTTCAAGCTCCGTAATTAGAAAGGAGGTCTGGTTTTGATGACTTGCCCCTCTTTTTTCCAACCCCCCACCAGTCCTTTTTCGACGGGTGGTAGTGGGCCTTTTAATATTACCACCGCTGATTTTAACGGAGACGGAAAGCCGGATCTGGCGGTTACAAACCAATCCTCCGATACGGTGTCCGTCTTTTTGGGCAATGGGGCTGGAGGTTTTACCCCTGCCCCCGGAAGCCCCTTTTCCTCTGGGGGGAATCGTCCTACCGGGATCACGACCGCTGATTTTAACGGAGATGGAAAGCCGGATCTGGCGGTTACGAATGCTAATTCCAATACGGTGTCCGTCTTTTTGGGCAATGGGGCTGGTGGATTTACACTCACAAGCTCCTTTTCCTCTGGAGGAGTTCGTCCTAACAATATCACGACCGCTGATTTTAACGGAGACGGAAAGCCGGATCTGGCAGTAACTAATTTTATTTCCAATACAGTGTCTGTCTTTTTAGGCAACGGAGCTGGTGGTTTTTCACCCGCCCCGGGAAGCCCCTTTG
This portion of the Polycladomyces subterraneus genome encodes:
- a CDS encoding HIT family protein; its protein translation is MLEDRQVSCIFCSIVQKDEPASIVYEDDQILAFLDIAPINPGHTLVIPKVHYESLSEVPNSVVARMMTVAKKIANAIRLSRVYCEGINLLLADGEAAFQDVFHCHLHVVPRFKGDSFRIDGCYSNHPERSELDRVALQIRSNMESV